A portion of the Phycodurus eques isolate BA_2022a chromosome 3, UOR_Pequ_1.1, whole genome shotgun sequence genome contains these proteins:
- the tmem175 gene encoding endosomal/lysosomal proton channel TMEM175 produces the protein MGRHEDEDDDHAAEEEQGEERPASTVSTESLLAASVDVEEEGAHGGTQSSHRLLAYSDALLSIIATVMILPVAHTKMEDEKELDENLQLLLGTKMAVYLMTFLIVTVAWAAHIRLFQVIVRIDDTLALLNLACMMLITLLPYTFSLMATFPSHILGILLFCGCVMVIGVIQSVIVLYAFGRPFLLQDQIRASEDHSVYKRHILKVLLRVPLMCLLAGLCSFFCYQLSYVLLALVIFLPYISRGVLWCRDKLLGPVEEDPEQVMLYSFLPSEPLSKERVEAFSDGVYAIVATLLILDICEDNVPEPASLQQRFNNSLVAALGSYGPEYLAYLGSFATVGLLWFAHHSLFLQVSRATRVMGLLNTLSLAFVGGLPLAFRLTHELPRAALRDERRAVQASCVLVFGAGVFQLATWVAALQGGGRQTLRPAVRYGGPEHIFMLAKLALYPAVALAAFLLTCVLSRFSVTIFHLMEIATPLAFLLLRLMVRVALALLRRLFCPQRRQPENGEENITSRVQFNPLII, from the exons ATGGGCCGACACGAAGACGAAGACGACGACCACGCGGCGGAAGAGGAGCAGGGAGAGGAGCGGCCCGCCTCTACTGTCTCCACAGAGAGCCTCCTGGCCGCCTCGGTCGACGTCGAGGAGGAGGGAGCCCACGGAGGCACGCAGTCTTCCCACCGACTGCTGGCCTACAGCGACGCGCTGCTCTCCATCATCGCCACCGTCATG atTCTTCCCGTGGCCCACACCAAGATGGAGGATGAGAAG GAGCTGGACGAGAACCTTCAGCTTCTGCTGGGCACCAAGATGGCCGTATACCTGATGACTTTCCTCATAGTCACTGTGGCCTGGGCGGCGCACATCAG GTTATTTCAGGTGATCGTTCGGATCGACGACACTCTGGCCTTGCTTAACCTC GCATGCATGATGCTGATCACCCTGCTGCCGTACACG TTTTCGCTGATGGCGACCTTTCCTTCGCACATCCTGGGAATTCTTCTATTCTGCGGCTGTGTGATGGTCATCGGCGTCATTCAG tcGGTGATCGTGTTGTATGCCTTCGGCCGTCCGTTCCTGCTCCAGGATCAGATCAGAGCGAGTGAGGATCACTCGGTGTACAAACGTCACATCCTCAAAGTCCTCCTCAGGGTTCCTCTCATGTGTCTCTTGGCTGGACTTTGCTCATTCTTCTGCTACCAGTTG tCGTACGTGTTGCTGGCTCTGGTCATCTTCCTTCCATACATCTCGCGGGGTGTCCTGTGGTGTCGGGACAAACTCCTCG GTCCTGTGGAGGAGGATCCGGAGCAGGTGATGTTGTACAGCTTCCTGCCCAGTGAGCCGCTCAGTAAGGAGCGTGTGGAGGCCTTCAGTGATGGCGTCTACGCCATCGTGGCCACGCTCCTCATCCTGGATATTTG tgaGGACAACGTCCCCGAGCCGGCGTCGCTGCAGCAGCGCTTCAACAACAGCCTGGTGGCGGCGCTGGGCTCGTACGGGCCCGAGTACCTAGCTTACCTGGGCTCCTTCGCCACCGTGGGCCTGCTGTGGTTCGCGCACCACTCGCTCTTCCTGCAGGTGTCTCGGGCCACACGCGTGATGGGCCTTCTGAACACGCTGTCTCTGGCATTCGTCGGCGGCCTGCCGCTGGCCTTCCGGTTGACTCACGAGCTCCCTCGCGCCGCGCTCCGTGATGAGCGGCGCGCCGTGCAGGCCAGCTGCGTCCTGGTCTTTGGCGCCGGCGTGTTCCAGCTGGCCACCTGGGTGGCGGCGCTGCAGGGCGGCGGGCGGCAGACGCTGCGGCCGGCCGTGCGCTATGGCGGCCCCGAGCACATCTTCATGCTGGCCAAGCTGGCACTGTACCCGGCAGTGGCCCTTGCCGCCTTCCTGCTCACGTGCGTGTTGAGCCGCTTCAGTGTCACCATCTTCCACCTCATGGAGATCGCCACACCGCTCGCCTTCCTGCTGCTCAGGTTGATGGTGCGAGTCGCCCTCGCCCTGCTCAGACGCCTGTTTTGTCCTCAAAGGAGACAACCGGAAAATGGCGAGGAAAACATCACCTCGAGGGTGCAGTTTAACCCATTGATAATCTAG